One genomic region from Streptomyces sp. NBC_00457 encodes:
- the gap gene encoding type I glyceraldehyde-3-phosphate dehydrogenase, whose translation MSVRVGINGFGRIGRNYLRCVLERAEAGTGTPVEVVAVNDVTSPATLAHLLEYDSTYGRLGRAVEHDDDSITVDGHRIAVTAERDPAALAWGDLGVDIVIEATGRFRSRADAGLHLKGGARKVLLSVPGKGVDATIVMGVNEGTYDPDKDDVVSNASCTTNCVAPMVKVLDESFGIDKGLMTTIHGYTNDQVILDGPHKDLRRGRSAAVNIIPTSTGAARAVGLVLPELAGTLDGIAVRVPVEDGSLTDLAVVLDRPVTADEVNAAYREASEGPLKGILRVSDAPIVSRDVVGDPASCVFDAPLTQAHGNLVKVFGWYDNEWGYTNRLLDLTEYVADRLPKG comes from the coding sequence ATGAGCGTACGCGTGGGCATCAACGGTTTCGGCCGCATCGGGCGCAACTACCTGCGCTGCGTGCTGGAGCGCGCGGAGGCCGGGACCGGCACACCGGTCGAGGTCGTCGCGGTCAACGACGTCACCTCGCCGGCGACGCTGGCCCATCTGCTGGAGTACGACTCGACGTACGGCCGCCTCGGCCGCGCCGTCGAGCACGACGACGACTCGATCACCGTGGACGGGCACCGTATCGCCGTCACCGCCGAGCGCGACCCGGCGGCCCTGGCCTGGGGCGACCTGGGCGTGGACATCGTCATCGAGGCGACCGGCCGCTTCCGTAGCCGCGCCGACGCCGGACTGCACCTGAAGGGCGGGGCCCGCAAGGTGCTGCTCTCCGTGCCCGGCAAGGGCGTCGACGCCACGATCGTCATGGGCGTCAACGAAGGCACGTACGACCCGGACAAGGACGACGTCGTCTCCAACGCCTCCTGCACCACCAACTGCGTGGCCCCGATGGTGAAGGTCCTCGACGAGAGCTTCGGCATCGACAAGGGCCTGATGACGACCATCCACGGCTACACCAACGACCAGGTGATCCTCGACGGCCCGCACAAGGACCTCCGCCGCGGCCGCAGCGCCGCCGTCAACATCATTCCCACCAGCACCGGAGCCGCCCGAGCGGTCGGCCTCGTCCTGCCGGAGCTGGCCGGGACCCTGGACGGCATCGCCGTGCGGGTGCCGGTCGAGGACGGTTCGCTGACCGACCTCGCCGTGGTGCTGGACCGGCCCGTGACCGCCGACGAGGTCAACGCTGCCTACCGGGAGGCCTCCGAGGGCCCGCTGAAGGGCATCCTGCGGGTGTCCGACGCCCCGATCGTCTCCCGCGACGTCGTCGGCGACCCCGCCTCCTGCGTCTTCGACGCCCCGCTCACCCAGGCCCACGGCAACCTGGTGAAGGTCTTCGGCTGGTACGACAACGAGTGGGGGTACACCAACCGGCTCCTCGACCTCACCGAGTACGTCGCCGACCGGCTCCCGAAGGGCTGA